The Nocardioides ochotonae genome segment CACCGCGGCGAGGTTGCCGCCCGCGCTGTCGCCGGCCAGGCCGAGCCGCTCGTCGCCGCCGAGGTCGCCGAGGTGGGCGGCGGCCCAGCGCGCTGCGGCGACGGCGTCCTCCACCGCCGCGGGGAACGGGTGCTCGGGAGCCAACCGGTAGTCGACGCTGAGCACGACCGCGTCGCACGCGGTGGCCAGGGTGCGCGCCATCAGGTCGTGGGTGTCGAGGTCGCCGATCACCCAGCCGCCGCCGTGGAAGAGCACGACGGTGGGGAGCGGGCCCTCGGACCGCGGGCGGGGGCGGTAGAGCCGGGCCGGCCGCTCGCCGTCGCCGCCGGGCACCGTGGTCTCGGAGACCTCGGCGACCTCCGGCAGCAGGGAGGCGTCGCGCATGTCGACGGTGAGGGTGCGGAAGGCCGCGCGCGCCTGCGCGGGGGTGCCGGTGTGCATCGGCGGCGTGCCGGTGGACTCCATGAAGGCGAGCAGCGCGGCGATCTCGGGGTCGAGGCGGGGGTCGAGCTGGGTCACGATCGGGTCCTCTCGGTGGGCGGTGCGCGCGGTCAGACGAACGCGCTGATGCCGGTCTCGGCGCGACCGATCAGCAGCTTCTGGATCTGGCTGGTGCCCTCGTAGAGGGTCATCACCCGGGCGTCGCGGAGGTACTTCGCGACCGGGTAGTCGTCGATGTAGCCGGAGCCGCCGTGCACCTGGAGCGCGTTGTTGGCGGCGCGCACCGCGGCCTCGGAGGCGAACAGCTTGGCCTTCGAGGCGGCCACGCCGACCGGCTCGCCGCGGTCCAGGAGGTCCGCGCAGCGCCACACCAGCAGCCGGGCCGCGTCGGCGTCCAGGGAGATGTCGGCGATCAGGTCCTGCACCAGCTGGAAGGAGGCGATCGGCCGGCCGAACTGGGTGCGGGTGGTGGCGTAGTCGACCGCCGCCTCGAGGCAGCCCTGCACGATCCCGACGCAGCCGGCGGCGACCGAGACCCGGCCCTTGTCGAGCGCGGTCATCGCGATCCGGAACCCCTGGCCCTCCTCGCCGAGCAGCGCCGAGGCCGGCACGCGTACGCCGTCGAGGTGCAGCGAGGCGGTGGCCTGGCCGCGCAGGCCGAGCTTGCCGGTGATCTCGCGCGCCTCGAAGCCGGCGCTGCCGGTCGGCACCAGGAAGGCGGAGACGCCGCGGGGGCCGTCCCCGCCGGTGCGGGCGAAGACCAGCGCGAGGTCGGCCCAGGTGCCGTTGGTGATGAACAGCTTCTCGCCGTCGAGCACGTAGTCGGAGCCGTCGCGCCGGGCGCGGGTGGTCAGGTTGCCGGCGTCGGAGCCGACGCCCGGCTCGGTGAGCCCGAAGCAGCCCAGCGCGGTGCCGGCCGCCAGCCGCGGCAGCCACTCGCGGCGCTGCTCCTCGGTGCCGGCGCGCAGCACCGAGCCCGCGACCAGCCCGCTGGAGACCGAGACGATCCCGCGCAGCGCGGAGTCGGCGCGGCCGAGCTCCTCCATCGCCAGCACCGAGGTGACGTGGTCGCCGCCCACCCCGCCGTACTTCTCGGGGAGGGTGAGGCCGAAGAACCCGAGCTCGCCCATCCGCGGCACGATCGCGGTGTCGATGGACTCGCGGCGGTCCCACTCGGCGCGGTGCGGGACCGCCTCGCGCTCGAGGAACTCCCGGGCCACCGCCCGGAACGCCTCCTGCTCCGTGCTCAGCGAGAGGTCCACGGCTCAGGACCCGGTGGTGTGGCGGGCCAGCTCGGCCTTGGCCAGGGAGTTCTTGTGCACCTCGTCGGGTCCGTCGGCGAAGCGCAGCGTGCGGATCCCGGCCAGGCTGGCGGCCAGCGGGAAGTCCTGGGACAGCCCGCCCGCGCCGTGCACCTGGATCGCCCGGTCGAGGATCTCCTGGACGACCTTGGGGGTGGCGATCTTGATCGCCTGGATCTCGGTGTGGGCACCCCGGTTGCCCACGGTGTCCATCAGCCAGGCGGTCTTGAGCACCAGCAGCCGCAGCTGCTCGACCGCCACCCGGGCCTCGGCGATCCACTCCCGGATCACGCCCTGCCGCGACAGCGGCCGGCCGAACGCCACCCGGCTCTCGACGCGCTGGCACATCAGCTCGATGGCCCGCTCGGCCACGCCGATCGCGCGCATGCAGTGGTGGATCCGCCCCGGCCCGAGGCGCGCCTGGGCGATCGCGAACCCGGCGCCCTGCTCGCCGATCAGGTTGCTCGCCGGCACCCGGACGTCCTCGAGGAGCAGCTCGGCGTGACCGCCGTGCTCGTGGTCGTCGTAGCCCAGCACGTGCATGGGTCGTACGACGTGCAGCCCGGGGGTGTCGCGGGGGACGAGCACCATCGACTGCTGGCGGTGCCGGGCGGCCTCGGGGTCGGTGCGCCCCATGACGATGAAGATCTCGCAGTCGGGGTTCATCGCGCCGGTGATCCACCACTTGCGCCCGTTGAGGACGAGGTCGTCGCCGTCTCGCACGATCGAGGTGGCGATGTTGGTCGCGTCGGAGGAGGCGACGTCGGGCTCGGTCATCGCGAACGCGGAGCGGATCTCTCCGGCGAGCAGCGGCTCGAGCCAGCGCTCCTGCTGCTCGGGGGAGCCGAACATGTGCAGCACCTCCATGTTGCCGGTGTCGGGCGCCGCGCAGTTCATCGCCGCGGGGGCGAGGTTGCCGCTGCGCCCGCTGATCTCGGCCAGCGGCGCGTACTGCAGGTTGGTCAGGCCGGCACCGCGCCCACCGGTGTCGCCGGGCAGGAAGAGGTTCCACAGCCCGCGCTCGCGGGCCTCCGCCTGGAGGTCCTTCAGGATCGCCGTGCGGGTCCATGCGAACGGGTCGTCGAGGGCGGCCAGCTGCTGGTCGAACACGTCCTCCGCGGGGTGGACGTGGCTGTCCATGAACCCCAGCAGGGTGCGCTGGAGCTCGCGGGTGCGGTCGTCGAAGTCGAAGTCCATGGGGGTCCTCTCAGGAGCCGGTGGCGGCGGCGAGCCCGGCGGCGAGCAGCGGCTCGACCGCCTCGCCGACGGTGTCGAAGCCCTCCCCGACCGTCTGGCCGAGCAGGTGGCGGTGGTGGATCCCCTCGAGGATCACGGCGAGCTTGAGGTGGGCCAGGCCGAGGTGGAAGTCCATCCGGCCCAGGTCGCGGCCGCTCGCCGCGGCGTACCGCTCGAGCTGGGCCTCGGGGGAGGGGTAGCCCGGCGCGGTGCTGGCGTCGGCGACGGCCGCGCCGCCGGAGATCTCGCCGAGGCTGTCGTAGACCAGCAGCAGCGCCACGTCGGTGAGCGGGTCTCCGAGGGTGGCCATCTCCCAGTCGACGACGGCGCGCACGGGCTGGGGGGCCCCGGCGACCGCGAGCAGGTTGTCGAGGCGGTAGTCGCCGTGCACGATGCCGCTCTGGCCGGCGTCGCCGGTCTCCGGCGGCACGGTCGCGGCGAGGTGCTCCAGCAGGCGGGTGGCGTCGGGCAGCTCGCGGGTGCGCGAGCCCTCCAGCTGCCGGCCCCAGCGGCGCACCTGGCGCTCCAGGAACCCGGCCGGGCGCCCGAGCCCGGTGAGCCCGACCGCGGCCGGGTCGACGGCGTGCAGCCGGGCGAGCACGTCGATGAGCGCGGCGCCGAGCTCGGCGGTGTGCTGCTCGCCGATCGCGGTCAGCTCCGCCGCGGTGCGGTACGGCGTGCCCTCGATGCGCTCCATGACGTAGAACGGGGCGCCGAGCACGTCGGGGTCGGGACAGTGGGCGTAGGTGCGCGGCACCGGCACGTCGGTGTCGGCCAGCCCGCTCATCACCGTGAACTCACGGCCCATGTCGTGGGCGGTGGCCTGCACGTGGCCCAGCGGCGGGCGGCGCACGATCCACCACCGGTCCCCGTCGGTGACCTCGTAGGTGAGGTTGGACTTGCCGCCGGCGATCAGCGCGCCGCGCAGCTCGCCGGTGATCTCGCCGGGGCGCTGCCCGTCGTACCAGCGCCGCCAGGCGGCCAGGTCCAGCCCGGGCAGCTCGGGCTGCTCGGGGCCGCTCATCGGTCGGCCCCCGCGTCGACCTTGGCCTGGAGCCGGCGCATCCCGGCCAGCCAGCGGTCGGTGTCGGCGGCCCGCGCCGCGTAGTAGCCGGCGACCTCGGGGTGGGGGAGCACCAGGAACCGGTCGTCGGACAGCGAGTCGACCCACGCCTGGGCGACCGCCTCCGGGGTGAGGGCGGAGTCGCGGGAGAGCAGCTGGGCGAGGTCGCCGGACTGCTCCAGCATCCGGGTCTGCACGCCCTGCGGGCAGATCGCCTGCACGGTGACGCCGCGGTCGCCGTAGGTCACCGAGAGCCACTCGGCGAACCCGACGGCGGCGTGCTTGGTCACCGAGTACGGCGCGCTGCCGATCATCGTCAGCAGCCCGGCCGCCGAGGCGGTGACCACGAAGCGTCCGCCGCGCCCGTCGGCCAGCCAGTCGGGCACCAGCGCCCGGGCGGCGCGCACGTGGGCCATCACGTTCACCTCGAGCATCCGCTCCCACACCGCGTCGGGCGCCTGGAGCGTGTCCGGGCCGGCCTCGGCGGCGGTGTCGATACCGGCGTTGGCGCAGAAGATGTCGATGCGGCCCAGCGCCGCGCGCGCCTGCTCGACGAGTGCGGCGACCCCGGCGTCGGACGCGCAGTCGCCGGGCACGGCGTGCCCGCCGATCTCGGCCGCGACGGCGGTGGCCGCGGCGGCGTCGAGGTCGTTGACCACGACGCGGGCCCCCTCCGCGGCCAGCCGGCGCGCGAGCGCCCGGCCGATGCCGTTGCCGGCACCGGTGACGACCGCGCCCGCGCCCGCGAGCGGGGAGCCGGCCGGCATCAGACCCCGCCGGTGAGGGTGAGCCCGCCGTCGACGACCAGCACCTGGCCGGTCAGCCAGGCCGCCTCGTCGGAGAGCAGGAACGCGACCACGCTGCCGATGTCGTCGGGCACCCCCAGCCGCCGGAGCGGGTACGCCGCGGCGACCTCCTCCTCGCGGCCCTCGTAGAGCGCGCTGGCGAACCGGGTCTTGACCACGGCCGGGGCGACCGCGTTGACGCGGACCGACGGGCCGAGCTCGACGGCCAGGCTCTCGGTGAGGCTGGCCAGCATCGCCTTGGTCGCGCCGTACATCGCGATCCCGGGGGCGGGCTTGATGCCGGCCACCGAGGAGACGTTGACGACCGCGCCGCCGTGCTCGCCCATCCAGGCGCGGTGGGCGGCCTGCACCCAGCCGAGCGCGGCGATCGCGTTGACCTCCACGATCTTGCGCGCGGCGTCGAGGTCGATGTCCACCAGTGGGCCGAAGACGGGGTTGATGCCGGTGTTGTTGACCAGCAGGTCGACGCTGCCGAACGCCTCGAGGGTGCGGGCCACCGCGTCCTCGCGGTGCGCGGCGTCCCCGGCGTTGCCGGCCACTCCGATCGCGCAGTCGGCGCCGCCGAGGGTCTTGACCGCCTCCTCGAGCGCCTCGGGCTTGCGGGCGGTGACGCAGACCCGGACCCCCTCGGCCACCAGCCGTTCGGCGACCCCGAGGCCGATGCCCCGGCTGGCTCCGGTGACGATCGCGACCTTGCCCTGCAGACCCTGCATGCGTCCTCCGTCTGGTGCTCCGAGCGGGTGGGCCCGGGTGCCCGCCGAGGACGGGTGTGACCCAGGTGACTAAGCGCTCGCTTACTATGGCTGCCATGACCGACGCCGTCAACGGGCCCGCCGCCGGCCCCGGACGCCGGGGCGACGCCCGCGACCGGCTGCTCGCCGCGGCCGTGGCGGCGTTCGCGGCGAAGGGATTCCACGGCACCACGACGCGCGACATCGCGGCGGCGGCCGGGATGAGCCCGGCGGCGCTCTACGTGCACCATCGCTCCAAGGAGGAGCTGCTGCACCGGATCTCCCTCGTCGGCCACGAGCAGACCCTGGCGCTGTGCGAGGCGGCGCTGGCGACCTCGTCCGACCCGGTCGCGCAGCTCGCCCGGCTGGTGGAGGACTACGTGCGCTGGCACGCGGTGCACCACACGACCGCGCGCATCCTCAACTACGAGCTCGGTGCGCTCGCGCCCGAGCACCGCGCCGAGATCGACCGGCTGCGGGCGGCGATCGACGGGCTCGTGCGCGACGTGCTGCGCCGCGGGGTCGCCGCCGGTGTGCTCGTCACCGACGACCCCGCGATGACGGCGACGGCGGTGCTCTCGATGGGCATCGACCTGGCGCGCTGGTACCGGGAGGGCCGCAGCTGGGGGCCCGACGACCTCGCCCGCCACTACCGCGGGCTGGTGCTCGCGATGGTCGGGGTCGCGCCCGAACCGGCCCGGTAGCCGCTCCGGCGGCACTATCCTGCTCCCGGCGGGGCCATCCGGCCCGTGCCCTGGCAGCAGGAGGCAGCGATGGGCTCGGTGACCCGCGAGCACGGCGCCCTGCGCGAGAACGTCGTCGCCGCGTTGCGCGCCGACATCATCGACGGCCGCCTGGAGCCGGGGGAGCCGCTGCGCACCGAGGCGATCATGCAGCGCTTCGGGGTCTCCAACTCGCCGCTGCGCGAGGCCTTCGCCCAGCTGGCCAGCGAGGGCCTGGTGGTCGTGCAGCGCAACCGCGGCGCCTCGGTCGCCCCGCTGAGCCGCGCGGGCGCCGACGACGTGCTGCGCGTGGGGGCGCTGTTCCTCGAGCACGTCCTGCGCTGGGGCATGCCCGGCTACACCCCGGGCGACGTGGCCGCGCTGCGACGCGTCTGCCTGGACTTCGAGCTGGCCTACCGCAGCGGGGACGTCGCGACGGCGTACGCCGAGGCGGACCGCTTCGGTGCCGCGCTGCTGGATCGCTGCGGCAGCGCGGAGCTCGCGCACGCGTTCCGCGCCGTGCTGCCCCAGCTGCAGCGCCTGGTGCGGCTGCTGGACCCCTTCGACTACCTCGCGCTGCAGGGCTCGCTGCACGCAGCGGTCGTCGCGGCCGCCGCGGACCGCGACGTCGAGAGCGCGGTCGTCGCGACCCGCTCGGTGTGGCGCCAGGTGACCCGCGCCGTCGAGGACCTCGGCGACGACCGCTTCGGCGCCTGAGGTCGATGACCACCCTCGCGCCGCACCCCGCCGCGCTCGCCCTGCGGCGGCGCCAGCGGGCCGGGGTGCTGGGACGCCGGGTGGGCTGGCTGCTGCTGCCGCTGGTGATCGCCTCCACGGCGGCGCACTACGCCGGGGGCGCGACGCTCCAGGCCTGGACGCCGTACCTGGTCGGAGCGGTGGCGGTGCTCAACACGCTGCACATCGCCTTGTCGGTCTACGTCTTCGGGCTGGTCGCGCCGCGCCGCAGCCTGAAGGTCCTGCACATCTACCTCGGCTACCTGCTCGGCGCCCTGATCTGGGCCTCCCAGACCAACCTCGACCGCGAGCCGCTGCACACCTGGCTGACCGTGGCGATGTTCGCGGCGATCGGGGTGCACCTGCTGCTCGCGGCGCGCTACGCGGCCCGGCGTCGGGCCGCGCAGCACGCCGTGGCGGCCCTCAGCGGACGATGACCCGGCTGCGTGCGCGTGCCGAGGTGTCGCGGAGCGTGGCGCTCACGACGGTGCCGGCGTAGTCGAAGCGCAGCCGGCCCGCCTTGGTCGGGCGCCAGGTCAGCTTCGCCGTGTGGGCGGTGGCGCCGGCAGGGGTGAGCCGCAGCGTGCGCAGCTCACGGGCCGCGCCGCGACGCGGCTCGAAGGTGACCTTCACCCGGCGCACGTCACCGCCCCGGGCGCCGGTGAGGCGCACCTTCCAGGTCGCCTTCCTGCCGGCGGCGACGCGCGTGGCAGGCGCGGTGACCTGCAGGGCGGAGGAGACGACCGTCTTGATCACCGGGGTCGTCGGCGGGGTCACCGGCGGGGTGGAGGTCGCCGGGCGGCGCTTCCAGATCGCCACGGTGTTGCGGTCGAAGGAGCTGAAGACCATCTCGTTGACGCCGTCGCCGTCGAGGTCGGCCACCGCGCCGCCGCCGGACTGCCCGAACTCCTCGCCGGGGCTGGTCAGCGTGTGCAGCTTCGTGGTGCCGTCGGCGAGCTGCTCGATCCAGAACAGCCGGCGGTCGCCGTCGCCGGAGACCGCGAGGTCGATGTCGCCGTCGCCGTCCACGTCGCCGTACCCGAAGACGCCGGGGGCGCCCTGCCCGTAGGTGGGACGGGAGGTGATCTCGTCGCCGGGGAAGATCGGCACGGTGCCGTCGGTGTAGTCGGCGGGGCAGGTCGGCGTCGGCGTGGTCGGCGTGGACAGCGTGGTGACAGACCAGGGCTGGCGCGGGTCGGCCTGCGGGACGAACTCCATCACCTGCTCGGCCGGGAGGTACCACTGCAGGCAGCGGTTCATGTGGTTGGTGCCGATCCAGGACACGGTGCCGGGGCCGCGGAACCCCGGGACCGCGCGGATCTGGAAGCCCATGCCGACGCCCACGGCGTTACCCGCGGTCTGCGCGAGGGTCGCGATCGTGTGCGCGGTGAAGTCTGCGGCGGTGAGGCCGGGGCTGTCGTCGCCGACGTGCTCGAGCCACAGGAACGTCGCCCGTCCGGCGTCCTCGGGGCCGCCGCCCACGTCGAAGTACTGCGCGGTGACGATGTCGAGGTCGCCGTCCCCGTCGACGTCGCGCACGACCGGCAGGCTGCCGCCGACCTCGGCCAGGGCGACCGGGGCGTCGAACGTCAGGTCCTCGTTGCCCTTGAAGAAGTGGGTCTCGACCTGGTCGTCGGTCTGGACGCCCGGGTCCCCGCCCTGCTCAGCGACGCTGACCAGGTCCAGGATGCCGTCGTCGTCGAGGTCGACGTGCTGCACGCCGTGGTAGGACCAGGCCTGGCCGGTGACGACGTCGTGGCGCACGAACGGCAGGGAAGTGCCGTCGGCGGCGAGGCCGGCGTTCTCCCACCAGGTGACGGCGCCGCGGTCGTTGCCGGAGAAGGAGTCGAAGAAGTTGCCCGAGGGGACGATCAGGTCGGTGTCGCCGTCGCCGTCCACGTCGGCGAGGGTCGGCTGGTTCGGGAAGATGATGTTCGCGCTGGCGTCGAAGACGCTCACCTTGCGCCAGTCGGCGAGGTTGGCGAGGGGTCGGTAGACCTGCAGGCTGCCGCCGGTGCCGGGCACGCCGCGCGGTCCGAGGGCCCCGAAGCCGCTGGTCACGATGTTCTGCTCGCCGGCGAAGACCTCGCCCACGACGGTGAAGCTCGCTCCCTGCACCGCGGTGTCCACGTTGACCCGGTCGAAGGAGGCCGGCGTCGCCTCAGGTGCCGCGGGGGCCGCGGTCCCGGGGGCGGAGGTCAGGAGCGCGAGAGGGAGGGCGAGCGCGAGGGCGCCACCGGCGCGTCGGCGCCGTCGTCGGAGCAGGGACACGAGGACCGTCCTTGGGGGTCGCGGAGCTGGAGCGCCCACCATGGCGGAATTTCGCACAATGTGAGGAGGATTATGCGAAATCAGTCACGGGTTGCGATCGTGCCCGCCATGTCTCCCGTGACTCCTGTGTCGTCTCCCGCGGTCGACCGGTCCCGGCGCCGCTCCCAGGCGCGGGCGGCCAGCATCACCGCGCCGGCCAGCGCGGCGCCCGCGACCACGTCGATGACGTAGTGCTCGGCGAAGTAGACCAGCGCCAGCGACATCGCCAGCGGGTAGGCCACGAACAGCCAGCGCCAGGGCGTGCGCAGCCGCCAGACGGCGTACATCGCGACGAGGAAGGCGATCCCGGCGTGCAGCGAGGGCATCGCGGCGACCGGGTTGCCGACGCCTTGGAGGACCAGGTCGAACCGGCCCAGCCCGAGGTCGGCCCAGCCGCGGCTGGTGATGCGGGTGACCTCGCCCATGTAGCCGTCGCGCGAGGCCATCCACGGCGGTGCCATCGGGTAGAGGATGTAGACGATGAGCGCGCCGAAGTTGATCATCAGGTAGCGCCGCATCCACATCAGCCACTCGGTGCGGTTGCGCATCCACAGCACCGCGGCCATGGTCAGCCCGACCAGGAAGTGGGAGGCGTAGACGGTGGTGAGCGCGACGTCGTACCAGCGCGGCGCGAGGCCACGGGTGCACGGGTCGCCGCACCAGGCGTCCTGGAGTCGCTCGGTGGGCGTGACCCCGCCGCCGAGCCACTCATCGACCCGGATCGGCATGGTGATGTGCACCGGCAGGCCGAGCTCGTCGGTGAGCCCGCGGCTGTAGAAGTACACGATCAGCCCGAGCACCGGTAGCGACCAGTCACGCAGGAAGCGCAGGTGCGAGCGCGCCGGGGCCTCGATGTTCCAGGCGACCGTGCCCAGCCACAGCCAGAGGAAGACCTGGACCGTGTCGTTCGGGATGCCCAGCAGCTCGATCCAGACGATCAGCAGCCCCGCGTACACCGCCATCGCGCCGACCCGCGCCCACCGGCCGGTGTGGCCCCGCGGATCAGGGGGCAGCGGCGACAGGAGCGCCGGATCGGTGCTGACGGTTCCGACCCGGTCGACCATCGGGCCAGTCTAGGCGTGCTCCTCCTTCGACCCTCGACCGGTCAGCGGATCCAGGGCGCCGTAGTCGCCGACGCCGGCCGCGAGCGTGGTGAGGTGGTGGTGGCCGTCGCCGAGGAGGTGGTCGAGCGCGGTGAGCCGGGCGGTGAGGTTGCCGACGAGGTACTCGGCGGTCATCGCGATGCCGCCGTGCAGCTGGATGGCCTCCTGTCCGATGTGGCGACCCGAGCGGCTGACCTGGAGCCCGGCGCGCGAGGCCGCCTCCGCGGCCCGCTCGCGGTCCCCGGAGGCCAGCACCATCGCCGCCCACAGGGTGGCCGAGCGGGCCATCTCCAAGGAGACGTACATGTCGGCCGCGCGGAAGGTCAGCGACTGGAAGGTGGCCAGCGGCACGCCGAACTGCTTGCGGGTGCGCAGGTAGTCGGTGGTGGCCGAGAGCGCCACCTCCATCGCGCCGAGCGCCTCGTGGCAGGCGGCGACGCGGGCCTGGGCGGCCGCGGCGACGATGGTGGCCGACTGGTCGACGCCGGGCGCACCGAGGCGGATCGCCGGGGCGCCGTCGAACGCGACGCGCGCGGCCCGGCCCCCGTCGTACGTCGAGTAGCCGGTGCGGCTGACCCCGGGGCCGTCGCCGGGCACCAGGAACAGCCCGGTGCCGCCGGCGGGCAGGGCGGCGCTGACCACGAGCAGGTCGGCGCGCAGGCCGTGGGCGACCGGCTCCTTGACCCCGCCGAGCAGCCAGGTGCCGTCCGGGTCCGAGGCGGTCACGGTGGTGGCGGTCGGGCTCCAGCGCGCGGCCGGTCCCGGGCTGCCCCAGGGCTCGTGGTGGGCGAAGGCGAGCACCGCCTCGCCGGCGCTCAGCCGGCCCAGGACGTCGGCCTGCTGCTCGGGGGTGCCGGCCGCGGCGACGAGTCCGCCGGCGAGCACCACGGAGGTGAGGAAGGGCTCCGGGGCGAGCACCCGGCCCAGCTCGGCGGCCACGATCCCGACCTCGACCGGTCCGGCGCCGACGCCGCCGACCTCCTCGGGGAAGGGCAGCCCGAGCAGGCCCATCTCGGCCAGCTGGGTCCAGACCTTCTCGCTGAACCCGGGGTCCTCGGCGACCACGCGGCGCCGCTGCTCGAAGTCGCCGTAGGCGCGGGTCGCGAGCCCGCGCACCGCGTCGCGCAGCGCGACCTGCTCGTCGTCATAGGTGAAGTCCATTGCCGTGCTCCCTCAGAGTCCCAGGATCGTGCGGGCGATGATC includes the following:
- a CDS encoding SDR family oxidoreductase is translated as MPAGSPLAGAGAVVTGAGNGIGRALARRLAAEGARVVVNDLDAAAATAVAAEIGGHAVPGDCASDAGVAALVEQARAALGRIDIFCANAGIDTAAEAGPDTLQAPDAVWERMLEVNVMAHVRAARALVPDWLADGRGGRFVVTASAAGLLTMIGSAPYSVTKHAAVGFAEWLSVTYGDRGVTVQAICPQGVQTRMLEQSGDLAQLLSRDSALTPEAVAQAWVDSLSDDRFLVLPHPEVAGYYAARAADTDRWLAGMRRLQAKVDAGADR
- a CDS encoding SDR family oxidoreductase, with translation MQGLQGKVAIVTGASRGIGLGVAERLVAEGVRVCVTARKPEALEEAVKTLGGADCAIGVAGNAGDAAHREDAVARTLEAFGSVDLLVNNTGINPVFGPLVDIDLDAARKIVEVNAIAALGWVQAAHRAWMGEHGGAVVNVSSVAGIKPAPGIAMYGATKAMLASLTESLAVELGPSVRVNAVAPAVVKTRFASALYEGREEEVAAAYPLRRLGVPDDIGSVVAFLLSDEAAWLTGQVLVVDGGLTLTGGV
- a CDS encoding acyl-CoA dehydrogenase family protein, producing MDFDFDDRTRELQRTLLGFMDSHVHPAEDVFDQQLAALDDPFAWTRTAILKDLQAEARERGLWNLFLPGDTGGRGAGLTNLQYAPLAEISGRSGNLAPAAMNCAAPDTGNMEVLHMFGSPEQQERWLEPLLAGEIRSAFAMTEPDVASSDATNIATSIVRDGDDLVLNGRKWWITGAMNPDCEIFIVMGRTDPEAARHRQQSMVLVPRDTPGLHVVRPMHVLGYDDHEHGGHAELLLEDVRVPASNLIGEQGAGFAIAQARLGPGRIHHCMRAIGVAERAIELMCQRVESRVAFGRPLSRQGVIREWIAEARVAVEQLRLLVLKTAWLMDTVGNRGAHTEIQAIKIATPKVVQEILDRAIQVHGAGGLSQDFPLAASLAGIRTLRFADGPDEVHKNSLAKAELARHTTGS
- a CDS encoding acyl-CoA dehydrogenase family protein: MDLSLSTEQEAFRAVAREFLEREAVPHRAEWDRRESIDTAIVPRMGELGFFGLTLPEKYGGVGGDHVTSVLAMEELGRADSALRGIVSVSSGLVAGSVLRAGTEEQRREWLPRLAAGTALGCFGLTEPGVGSDAGNLTTRARRDGSDYVLDGEKLFITNGTWADLALVFARTGGDGPRGVSAFLVPTGSAGFEAREITGKLGLRGQATASLHLDGVRVPASALLGEEGQGFRIAMTALDKGRVSVAAGCVGIVQGCLEAAVDYATTRTQFGRPIASFQLVQDLIADISLDADAARLLVWRCADLLDRGEPVGVAASKAKLFASEAAVRAANNALQVHGGSGYIDDYPVAKYLRDARVMTLYEGTSQIQKLLIGRAETGISAFV
- a CDS encoding FG-GAP-like repeat-containing protein, encoding MSLLRRRRRRAGGALALALPLALLTSAPGTAAPAAPEATPASFDRVNVDTAVQGASFTVVGEVFAGEQNIVTSGFGALGPRGVPGTGGSLQVYRPLANLADWRKVSVFDASANIIFPNQPTLADVDGDGDTDLIVPSGNFFDSFSGNDRGAVTWWENAGLAADGTSLPFVRHDVVTGQAWSYHGVQHVDLDDDGILDLVSVAEQGGDPGVQTDDQVETHFFKGNEDLTFDAPVALAEVGGSLPVVRDVDGDGDLDIVTAQYFDVGGGPEDAGRATFLWLEHVGDDSPGLTAADFTAHTIATLAQTAGNAVGVGMGFQIRAVPGFRGPGTVSWIGTNHMNRCLQWYLPAEQVMEFVPQADPRQPWSVTTLSTPTTPTPTCPADYTDGTVPIFPGDEITSRPTYGQGAPGVFGYGDVDGDGDIDLAVSGDGDRRLFWIEQLADGTTKLHTLTSPGEEFGQSGGGAVADLDGDGVNEMVFSSFDRNTVAIWKRRPATSTPPVTPPTTPVIKTVVSSALQVTAPATRVAAGRKATWKVRLTGARGGDVRRVKVTFEPRRGAARELRTLRLTPAGATAHTAKLTWRPTKAGRLRFDYAGTVVSATLRDTSARARSRVIVR
- a CDS encoding TetR family transcriptional regulator translates to MTDAVNGPAAGPGRRGDARDRLLAAAVAAFAAKGFHGTTTRDIAAAAGMSPAALYVHHRSKEELLHRISLVGHEQTLALCEAALATSSDPVAQLARLVEDYVRWHAVHHTTARILNYELGALAPEHRAEIDRLRAAIDGLVRDVLRRGVAAGVLVTDDPAMTATAVLSMGIDLARWYREGRSWGPDDLARHYRGLVLAMVGVAPEPAR
- a CDS encoding phosphatase PAP2 family protein; its protein translation is MVDRVGTVSTDPALLSPLPPDPRGHTGRWARVGAMAVYAGLLIVWIELLGIPNDTVQVFLWLWLGTVAWNIEAPARSHLRFLRDWSLPVLGLIVYFYSRGLTDELGLPVHITMPIRVDEWLGGGVTPTERLQDAWCGDPCTRGLAPRWYDVALTTVYASHFLVGLTMAAVLWMRNRTEWLMWMRRYLMINFGALIVYILYPMAPPWMASRDGYMGEVTRITSRGWADLGLGRFDLVLQGVGNPVAAMPSLHAGIAFLVAMYAVWRLRTPWRWLFVAYPLAMSLALVYFAEHYVIDVVAGAALAGAVMLAARAWERRRDRSTAGDDTGVTGDMAGTIATRD
- a CDS encoding phosphotransferase family protein; translation: MSGPEQPELPGLDLAAWRRWYDGQRPGEITGELRGALIAGGKSNLTYEVTDGDRWWIVRRPPLGHVQATAHDMGREFTVMSGLADTDVPVPRTYAHCPDPDVLGAPFYVMERIEGTPYRTAAELTAIGEQHTAELGAALIDVLARLHAVDPAAVGLTGLGRPAGFLERQVRRWGRQLEGSRTRELPDATRLLEHLAATVPPETGDAGQSGIVHGDYRLDNLLAVAGAPQPVRAVVDWEMATLGDPLTDVALLLVYDSLGEISGGAAVADASTAPGYPSPEAQLERYAAASGRDLGRMDFHLGLAHLKLAVILEGIHHRHLLGQTVGEGFDTVGEAVEPLLAAGLAAATGS
- a CDS encoding GntR family transcriptional regulator is translated as MPWQQEAAMGSVTREHGALRENVVAALRADIIDGRLEPGEPLRTEAIMQRFGVSNSPLREAFAQLASEGLVVVQRNRGASVAPLSRAGADDVLRVGALFLEHVLRWGMPGYTPGDVAALRRVCLDFELAYRSGDVATAYAEADRFGAALLDRCGSAELAHAFRAVLPQLQRLVRLLDPFDYLALQGSLHAAVVAAAADRDVESAVVATRSVWRQVTRAVEDLGDDRFGA
- a CDS encoding alpha/beta hydrolase; the protein is MTQLDPRLDPEIAALLAFMESTGTPPMHTGTPAQARAAFRTLTVDMRDASLLPEVAEVSETTVPGGDGERPARLYRPRPRSEGPLPTVVLFHGGGWVIGDLDTHDLMARTLATACDAVVLSVDYRLAPEHPFPAAVEDAVAAARWAAAHLGDLGGDERLGLAGDSAGGNLAAVAAQALRDDAVPVAAQLLLYPATDLVGETASRTENAEGYFLDRDTMLWFAQQYVGALPPDRLTDPRLSPLHGELGGLAPAVVAVAQFDPLRDEGTAYAEALRAAGVPVRLASYDGLIHGFVDMGRFSAAARTAVEETCAAFRDLLHP